TCATTTGTGGACTTGTGATTTTGTTGATGATTACTCAATGGCAATAGCAGTTTCTCCTGTTTGGTTTGAGTGCAATATATTGGTGTTAATATAATATCCCATATAATGCCCCATAAAATATTAACTTAATTCAGTGTAAATATATGTTTTCTGCAAAGCCATATTATTGGTATTAATATTATTAATGACAATTAATTCATGCAATTATCGCATGAGAAAAGTCTGATAGGTGGTAAAAAATTTTTCTCAGTATATGCTGTAAACAAACTTTGCAGATACTCTCTGAATGGAAAATGTTAGGCTCTTACGTACTTATTATCCTAAGCAGAAGTGTTGAATGTTAGGAAAAGATTAAAAAAAAGTACCATAATTTGATACAATCTAAAAAAATCTAGATAAAGAATTATCAAATTATGCGCTTAAAGAATTTCCCAGAAGTGGTCAAAACAATATTGAAACCATTGCCCAAAAAAGATTATCCAGTTCTGGACACATTTTCATTTGTATCAGTGTGGTTACAGTATGTCATGGATAAAAGTATAGTGAGTATGAGAGATTTATTTCAAAGACTAAATAATCAAGGGATAGATTTAAAAATATCAAATTTTTCCAAGGCAAGTAAAAAGAGAGATACTCAAGTATTTTTGGAGATAATAACTGAATTAAACAATCAACTGAGAAAGAAAAAAGGAAAGGAAGAAACCCAAGCATTATTTCCTATAGATTCAACAATTATTACATTAACAAGTAAATTATTATGGAGTCAAGGATATCATCAAGTAAAACTATTTTGTGGGTTAGATAGTTTGACATCAGAAGTTGGTGGAATGGTGATTCATTTTGGGCAAGGACATGACCATAAATATGGACAAGAAACAGTAGAAGCAATTCCGTCAAAAGGAGTAGGGATAATGGATAGAGGATTTGCATCCTCCGAAAGAATATCTGAATTAAAACAACAAAAAAATAAAGCTTTTGTCTTAAGAATTAAAAATAATGTCACTTTAGAAATGCTAGAAAATGGTAATTGTAAAGTTGGCAAAGATGAAAGAGAAGTGGAAATTAGAGTAGTAGCATTTTGTGATATAGAAACTAAGAGTGAATTTCGTTTAGCAACAAACTTATTAAATGAAGGAGAAGAGCAAGTTAGTAATCAAGAGATTATGGAAATTTACATACAAAGATGGCAAATTGAATTGTTATGGAAATTCTTAAAAATGCACCTCAAGTTAGACAGACTTATGACAAAGAATGAGAATGGAATTAGAATTCAGATAATGTGCTGTTTAATCGCTTATTTGATATTGCAACTAATAGAAATACCGCAAGAATTTGGCAAAACTTTATTAGATAAACTCCGTTATCTTCAGTCCTATATGTGTCAGGAAATAAGTTATGTTCATTGGTTTAGAAAACTTATTTGGATAAGATGAAAAATAGCACTTATAGGCTAAGTTTATTTCAATATGTAAAGTTTTATTACGCTATTCAACATTTCTGTATCCTAAGTTACCAGTCGGTAATAGGGAACTCCTAATGGGGAACTCTTAACAGGGCAAAGAGCCAAAATTTTGCCATAATATTCAAAAATATCGCTTATGAGATTTCTTTGTTCAGATTTTGCATATTATGTACTCAAGAGCCAAATGTTACAAATCCCTGTAACATTAATGCGAACTGCCTACTAATATAGAAATTAAGAAAGTAGTTGGAGCCACCCTTAACTATAAGGGTAAAAATCAAACAACAATTAGGAAGAAAGCCCAGTGGCTAAACATCAGTCTAAACAGCACTCACAACCACAGGTCTCTAGTACAGAGACAAAAGTTGCGGAAAACTCCTTCCAGAAGCAACTGCAAGAATTGCTGAACCAAAAAAAATATCGGCAAGCATTAGAAGAAATCAAGAAAAATCAGCGATTACACCCTAATATTGAATTTACACCCCCAGAATCAGAAATTTGGTTGCTACGGGGTCAGCAAGAATTTCAGAAACAAGATTTTAAACAGGCAGAAAAATCCTTTGCTCGCGCTCTAGAATTCGGTTTGGTGGGAGAAGTTCATTACTGGCAAGCTAAATGTTTATTGGAATTGAAGCAATTAGATGCGGCATTAAAATTACTCAGAAATGCTTTTGAGGCAGGTACTCTACCAAAAGACTACAGCATCTCCTACCTAAAACTCTTGTTCCTCAAAGGAGATACCGCTACAGTTGAGCAATTAATTCAGGAACAATCTAAACGCTTTAGTGCTAATCAACTCCACTGGGTACGAGGTGTTCTGGCACTCAAAAATGGTCAACCAGAAACAGCTTTAACATCTTTTCAGAAAATTAAGCGAGCCGTCACCGATGGAGATTTGCCCATAGCTTGGATCGTTTATACTCAACAAGTCATAGGTAATTGGGATGCTGCGGCCAGTCTTTTGGGGCTGAAATCACTTTCATATGGTCAACCAAAGTATTTGGAGCATCCAATTTTAGAGCGATTGGCGATTTTTCAACATGGAAGAACAGAACAAAAACCCTTCCAATTTATAAATTCACGAACAACAGTAGATAAAAATAGCCAACAGGCATTAGCGATATTGCGAATGTTGCAACTGATTGACCAAGGTAATCACCATGATGCCGCTCATCTGCTATTGAAGATGGAGCGACGTTCCCCACGCTTTCCAGAACTAGAAAGTCTCCGTCCACTGCTGCTTACCCTAGCCGGACAACAAGCACTAAATCAAGGAGAACCAAGTTGTGCTGAACTATTCTGGCAGCCTTTGTTGACAGAGCAACCCTTTAACCCCCAATTGGCAATCAATCTCTTAGAAGTTTTCGATGCTAATGATCATGATCAAGAACGTTCACGCCTGTTAACACGGTTTTTGAAGTGGTTAGAACAGGAAGCAAAACGAAACCCTCAAGAATGGCCTGCACAAAGATTGAAACTGACCCAAGCACATCTCCACTGCTGGATGGCAGATGCTTACATAGCAATAGATCGTGATCGGGCCGCTTTGGGATCTGTGCAACAAGCAGAACGAATTTGTCCGACATCGCCAGAAGTGCGGGGACGCAAGGGATTAATTGAGGCAGGAGGCGAAAATTATGATGAAGCGATCGCACTACTTACCCAAGCATTAGAAAATGGATGTCGGTATGGAGAAGTTTATCAGACGCTGCTGCACTGTTGGAAGAAACTAGATAACAAACAGGCATTCAATGAAGCTAGGCGCAAATTTGGTAAGCATTTTGGCGACTTGAATCTTGAACCTGAAGTAGAAACATTGCCTTGGATAGATGCGCTCTCTACGTTAAGTTATCCCTTATTTAGCCGTTTTGTGGAGACAGAAGATCCCACAGATCCGCCTATCCGTGCCTGTCAAATATTCGTGAATGCAGTTCAAAGTCCGCCCAATTCCGGAGGTCGGGTGTCATTAGACCAAAAAGCCGCAGCCCAAGTATGGGACAATCTCCTCCAAAGATTAGCAGGTGAAGAACAAATTTCCGTATTGCAAGCGATCGCTCTTTCTATTCAACTCTTCGCTAAACGGGAAAAAGGCATCGCCGCTTTAATAAGTCAGTATCAGCAAAAGTTAATCAACCTATCCATAGAATACCCAGAAGCCAGAGTTGCCAATTTAATTATCTTAGCCGTCAAAGAAAATGGTTCCAAAAAACTAGAAATTCCCGTGCGTTCTTACCTCGACACCATGCCCCAACCGGGCAATGCTGTGGCAAATATTCAACTTCAAGCCCGCCGTTTTGGCGAAATTAAAACCCTTGTGCCGTTCTTAGATGAAGCACTCCGTCGAGAACCACAAAACCCTTTATTGCTATTAGCTAGAGCCACTACCTACCACGTTGATCACCCAAACTATGAACAATTAAAACAACAGGGATTTGAATTAGCCCGTCGCCTACAAGATGCCAAAGCCTTACAAGCATTTCGAGAAGAACAGGCATTTGTTAATGATAGAGAAACTCAGAGTGCTATGCCAGATGCAGATGAATTTGACAATCTCGATATGTCAGATATGAATGACTTATTAGAAGGGATGATTAAAAAATTATTTGGCAATAAAATGTCTCCAGCGGAGTTTGAACGGATGCTTCCAGAACTCAAAAAAATGATGTTAAACAATATGCCTGATTTCTCAGATGATGATGATGAAGATGAAGAAGACGAAGAAGATGGAATAGATTTAGACTTTATCTTTAGAAATTCATCTCCATCTAAAAAACGCAAGGGTAGAAAAAAAGCGGGTTTTCAGGAATTGTTGTAAAAGTAAAATATCAAGAGTAATGAACCGCATATAAACACAGATAAGTAGGTGAACACAATAAAACCAAACTGTGTAAAGAAATGTAAAATCGCCTAAACCCTCTTCACTCTTGCCTTTTGCCTCTTGCCTTTTGCCTTGCCATAACGACAATTTTCAACGCCAACCTACTTAAACACAGATGAAGACTGATAGTTTAATTGATGTCATCTTAATGGGAAATTATTTATGGCTGACTACTACGAACGTTTAGGAATTTCACCAGGAGCAACCAGCGCCCAAATTAAAGCGGCTTATCATGCCAAATTACGTGAATTCCCCGCGCATACTTATCCAGAAGAGTTTAAGGCAATTCGAGGAGCTTACGAGGCACTTCGCAAAGGAGAGACAAGTCAATCGGAGGAGTTCTTGAAATTGCGTCCCCTAGAAGCAGAATTGAATCCAGAGATATTAAAACAGTTGCGAGAAAAAGCCCTGGCGCAACTAGAAGTTAGCTTAGATGATCTAATTCGTGCCACATTTTAAATAATTCATATAACAGGGAACAGGGAACAGGGGACAGGGAACAGGGAACAGGGAACAGGGAACAGGGAACAGGGAACAGGGAACAGGGAACAGATTTTTACCAATTACCAATTACCAATTACCAATTACCAATCACCAATTACCGATTACCAATGACAACTGACAAAGAAGCTTTATTTGCCAATTTTCTAGATTATTTACAATCAGAACAACTACCCCCTGAATATTTAGGTGAACCACCATCATCTGCTCATGCCTTTGATCCTTATCAAATGGTGTCCGAGTGGACTGCTCTCCGCCATGAAGTTAAGCAACAGGGTAAATTATTGCATTCTACCCAAGATGCTCTGGTACAAGCATTGGCGGTAATTCGGACAGAGCAAGAACAGATGCCAATACGTTTGGAAGAAATTCAAAAACAGGCATCGGGAAAATTTGAACAGCAGCAGGAGAAACTCCTCAAAGATTTGCTGGGTATTGTGGATGCTTTAGATCAGGCTTGTACTTACTGGCAAGAAGAACTAGAAGCATTATCTACTACCTCAAACTCAAAACCACTAATAAAAAAAGGCTTCTGGGAAAAGTTATTAGATTGGATTAATGGTAATTATACTGAATTCAGTGAGCCAGAAAAGTTACCAATGTCAGAATCATTAACGGAAATTTTCACCAGCAATCAACAGGGAGTGGAGTTAATTAGGCGATCGCTTTTAGAAATACTCAAACAACGCCGTATTGTTCCTATTGTCGCCCAGGGTAAACCTTTTGACTCCCAGACAATGTATGCTGTAGGACGTAAATCAAGGGCAGATGTCGCAGAAAATACGGTGATTCAGGAAGTAATCCGGGGTTATTTATGGGGCGATAGAGTCTTAAGAGAAGCACAGGTGATTGTAGCAACACAAAAATAGAGGAGTACCTGATTAAGCGATCGCCTTTAGGGGATAGATTGTTGATGCGATCGCCTAACTCCTCTGCCACCCTGCCTCTCTTCTCCCCCTGCTTGCCTTCACCCGTCATTTTCGGGTTGACAGACTACTAGTACAAAACGGCGTAAATAAACCAACCATTCTAAATCCTCCAAAAGCCTATGCTGTCTTCATTTTGACTTTTGACTTTTGACTTTTGACTTCCGCCTTGCGGTACTAGATTCCTGCACCATCAAAGAATTCTTGAATCTGTTTATCTCTGATATTACAAAAATTGTGTTCTTTTGGTAATTCATCTTCTGGAAGGAATTTACCAACTAAAACCGGAGTTTTTGCGGGAGTTTGCAAAGCTTGAATTTGTTCTTCTAATGCTTCAATGCGGTCAACTAAGGTGCGAATTACTTGGGCTTCTGAATCTGGTAAATTGCTGTGTTCTAATGGTGCAACCCGGACTCCAGAACGATAAATAATCCGTCCAGGGACACCGACAACGGTACAACTAGATGGTACGTCTCTCAATACCACTGAACCGGCACCAATGCGGACATTATCACCAATTTCAATATTTCCTAAAACCTTTGCACCTGCACCAACCACGACATTTTCCCCTAATGTGGGGTGACGTTTACCGCTTTCTTTACCTGTTCCCCCCAAGGTAACACCTTGATAAATCAGCGCGTAGTTGCCGATAATTGCTGTTTCCCCAATTACTACTCCCATTCCGTGATCAATAAATACGCCTTTACCAATTGTAGCCCCTGGATGAATTTCTACACCTGTTAAAAACCGGGCAATGTGAGAAATCAAGCGGGGGAAAAAGGGAAGACCAAGACGACGCAACCAGTGTGCAAAGCGGTGAAACACTAGGGCTTGCAAACCTGGATAACAAAACAAAACCTCCAACCAATTCCGGGCTGCGGGGTCACGTTCAAAGATGATGCGAAAATCGGCACGGAGTCTAGAGAACATTGAGATAGTACCCTTGATAGCACAACAAGCTACTCTCCCATATTATCGTGACTTGGTAATTAAGTAGGTTGGCGTTGAAAATTGTCGTTATGGCAAGGCAAAAGGCAAGAGGCAAGAGGCAAGAGTGAAGAGGGTTTGGGCGATTTTACGTTTCTTTATACAGTTTGGTTTTATTGTGTTCACCTACTTAGGGTTTGCTGAATAAGTTTTCTATTAGACTTCCCCGGTAAAGATTGTAGAGACGTTCCATGGAACGTCTCTACAAGGGTTTCAAACGACGCACATTTAATTTTCGGAGATGTCTATTGAAGGGAGGCGACAGCAGATCCCCCTAAATCCCCCTTGGAAAGGGGGACTTTGAGGAATTTAGCCCCCTTTTGTAAGGGGGGTTGGGGGATCTCGATTAACTCTGATACTTTTCAAACATCCTCTCAAAAACCTTGCACCTATTTTGAGACACCATTAGCCAAAACCTGGCACTTTTTTGTGGTAAAAATCCGCGAAACCCTTTGTTATTAGATGGTTTTAGGTTTATATGGCTAACGCCACGCTACGCTATCAGCAAGCCCTAATTAGGGCTTGCTGATTGGTCATAAAATCCTTATTTTCATAAGAATTACGCAAAATATCGCTCAACCCAACCTATGTTTTCTTAACTGAACTGTATTGCTATTCATTCTGTCTATCCTTTAATCGGTGGATATCCTGATTCTGACATTTAATGCAGTTGCCAGAATACTCCGCCTTTAAGTGTTCCTGGTTCGCTGCTATAACTGCTAACTGTCAGGGATTTTAAATTATCAAAAAGTGGCTTACCTAACACTTCTGCAAGTTTAAGCAAAGGTAGTTGACGTTTGAGAATATCTTGACTATTTTCCCAGTCTAAATAAATATACCCTTGGTTGGGTTGGGGAATTGTCGCAATACTGTTTTGAAATTGGGGATTTTCTAGGAGAGATTTTTGCTTTTGACTCAAAACAGTTTTCAGGGTTTTTAAGTCGGAACTGAAAATTTCATAATTATCTAAGGTTGTATGCACTCCTTTAACTTTCGTGTCAACATTAATAGATGTGTTATTTTTACTTGTGGCTGTAATTTTTGTCCAAGCTGATATTTTTTGTTGATCTAAAGTTAGGGAACTAACATTAAAGCCACTTCTACTGGCAATATTATTTAAATG
The DNA window shown above is from Anabaena sp. WA102 and carries:
- a CDS encoding transposase, which produces MRLKNFPEVVKTILKPLPKKDYPVLDTFSFVSVWLQYVMDKSIVSMRDLFQRLNNQGIDLKISNFSKASKKRDTQVFLEIITELNNQLRKKKGKEETQALFPIDSTIITLTSKLLWSQGYHQVKLFCGLDSLTSEVGGMVIHFGQGHDHKYGQETVEAIPSKGVGIMDRGFASSERISELKQQKNKAFVLRIKNNVTLEMLENGNCKVGKDEREVEIRVVAFCDIETKSEFRLATNLLNEGEEQVSNQEIMEIYIQRWQIELLWKFLKMHLKLDRLMTKNENGIRIQIMCCLIAYLILQLIEIPQEFGKTLLDKLRYLQSYMCQEISYVHWFRKLIWIR
- a CDS encoding tetratricopeptide repeat protein, whose translation is MAKHQSKQHSQPQVSSTETKVAENSFQKQLQELLNQKKYRQALEEIKKNQRLHPNIEFTPPESEIWLLRGQQEFQKQDFKQAEKSFARALEFGLVGEVHYWQAKCLLELKQLDAALKLLRNAFEAGTLPKDYSISYLKLLFLKGDTATVEQLIQEQSKRFSANQLHWVRGVLALKNGQPETALTSFQKIKRAVTDGDLPIAWIVYTQQVIGNWDAAASLLGLKSLSYGQPKYLEHPILERLAIFQHGRTEQKPFQFINSRTTVDKNSQQALAILRMLQLIDQGNHHDAAHLLLKMERRSPRFPELESLRPLLLTLAGQQALNQGEPSCAELFWQPLLTEQPFNPQLAINLLEVFDANDHDQERSRLLTRFLKWLEQEAKRNPQEWPAQRLKLTQAHLHCWMADAYIAIDRDRAALGSVQQAERICPTSPEVRGRKGLIEAGGENYDEAIALLTQALENGCRYGEVYQTLLHCWKKLDNKQAFNEARRKFGKHFGDLNLEPEVETLPWIDALSTLSYPLFSRFVETEDPTDPPIRACQIFVNAVQSPPNSGGRVSLDQKAAAQVWDNLLQRLAGEEQISVLQAIALSIQLFAKREKGIAALISQYQQKLINLSIEYPEARVANLIILAVKENGSKKLEIPVRSYLDTMPQPGNAVANIQLQARRFGEIKTLVPFLDEALRREPQNPLLLLARATTYHVDHPNYEQLKQQGFELARRLQDAKALQAFREEQAFVNDRETQSAMPDADEFDNLDMSDMNDLLEGMIKKLFGNKMSPAEFERMLPELKKMMLNNMPDFSDDDDEDEEDEEDGIDLDFIFRNSSPSKKRKGRKKAGFQELL
- a CDS encoding DnaJ domain-containing protein; translated protein: MADYYERLGISPGATSAQIKAAYHAKLREFPAHTYPEEFKAIRGAYEALRKGETSQSEEFLKLRPLEAELNPEILKQLREKALAQLEVSLDDLIRATF
- a CDS encoding nucleotide exchange factor GrpE produces the protein MTTDKEALFANFLDYLQSEQLPPEYLGEPPSSAHAFDPYQMVSEWTALRHEVKQQGKLLHSTQDALVQALAVIRTEQEQMPIRLEEIQKQASGKFEQQQEKLLKDLLGIVDALDQACTYWQEELEALSTTSNSKPLIKKGFWEKLLDWINGNYTEFSEPEKLPMSESLTEIFTSNQQGVELIRRSLLEILKQRRIVPIVAQGKPFDSQTMYAVGRKSRADVAENTVIQEVIRGYLWGDRVLREAQVIVATQK
- the cysE gene encoding serine O-acetyltransferase; this translates as MFSRLRADFRIIFERDPAARNWLEVLFCYPGLQALVFHRFAHWLRRLGLPFFPRLISHIARFLTGVEIHPGATIGKGVFIDHGMGVVIGETAIIGNYALIYQGVTLGGTGKESGKRHPTLGENVVVGAGAKVLGNIEIGDNVRIGAGSVVLRDVPSSCTVVGVPGRIIYRSGVRVAPLEHSNLPDSEAQVIRTLVDRIEALEEQIQALQTPAKTPVLVGKFLPEDELPKEHNFCNIRDKQIQEFFDGAGI